The proteins below come from a single Papaver somniferum cultivar HN1 chromosome 11, ASM357369v1, whole genome shotgun sequence genomic window:
- the LOC113321478 gene encoding uncharacterized protein LOC113321478, producing the protein MFLCVRSYGGRDKICGVVGPKVIDKFKEEIKLREMQDRVFVGPCSHVGGVKFAENLMIFNRNLTGEVTGDWYGNANPEDVPAMLDQHIGKGDVIKNIWRGRMLAFPTDDSQKVVEEKPLETVLEKGEKEESQARTKAVDMVKDAGSCCQYPGWFGFSELRDGTAEAPQTKPIENVGTAFTGGSVSEKGEKEASQASTEAGDLVKDAGSCRDESGEDTKKFKKHKINDCS; encoded by the exons ATGTTTTTGTGTGTTCGTTCATATGGTGGTCGAGACAAGATATGTGGTGTTGTTGGACCAAAGGTCATTGACAAATTTAAAGAGGAGATTAAATTGAGGGAAATGCAGGATCGAGTCTTTGTTGGGCCATGTTCCCATGTCGGTGGAGTTAAGTTTGCAGAAAACTTGATGATTTTTAACCGCAATTTGACAGGAGAAGTTACTGGCGATTG GTATGGAAATGCTAATCCTGAGGATGTTCCTGCTATGCTTGATCAACATATTGGGAAGGGAGATGTCATCAAAAATATCTGGAG AGGTCGAATGTTGGCTTTCCCTACTGATGATAGCCAGAAAGTAGTCGAAGAGAAGCCTCTGGAAACTGTCTTGGAGAAAGGTGAGAAAGAGGAATCTCAAGCAAGAACCAAGGCTGTTGATATGGTGAAGGATGCAGGAAGCTGTTGCCAATATCCCGGTTGGTTTGGGTTTTCTGAGCTTAGAGACGGAACTGCCGAAGCCCCACAGACGAAGCCTATTGAAAATGTTGGGACAGCTTTTACAGGCGGAAGTGTCTCGGAGAAAGGTGAGAAAGAGGCATCTCAAGCAAGCACTGAAGCTGGTGATCTGGTGAAGGATGCAGGAAGCTGTAGAGATGAAAGTGGCGAAGATACTAAAAAGTTTAAGAAACATAAAATTAATGATTGTTCCTAG